AGCGAGGGATTAAGTCGATGATAACTCACTATTCTAAAAGTGGGAAAGGGGAAGGAATATGCAAGTGAAAGTTGACCCAGAGGAAATTAAGAGGATCAAGAGAGAGCTTGAAGAACTTCAAGAGGAGAAGAGGAAAATTGAAATAAAACTGGAAGAGCTCCAGAAGGAGCTAAACACTTGGATTCAAAAGAGGGATGAAAAGAATCTTGAAGTGAAGAGGCTACGTGAAAAGGCTAGAGAATTCAAGGCCAAGAGGGATGAAATAAATCAGAGAATAAAGGAGTTAAAGAAAAATAGGGACGAAATAAACGCAAAACTTGATCTTCTTTATCAAGAAGTCCTGGAGTACAGGACAAAAAGGGATGAGTTCAAGCAACTAAGAAGGCTTAAAATGCCCAAGGAGAAGATTGAAGAGAGAATTGAAAAGCTTGAGTGGGAGCTTCAGACTACTCCAAATATTTCCCCAGAGAGGGAGAAGCAAATAGTCGATCAAATTCAGGTTCTTGCAACTGAGTTAGAGATAATCCAGCAAATTGAGAGGTACAATAACAAGCTTCAAGAGGTTAGGAAGAAGATAGATCAGCTTAAAAAGGCTAGAAGGGCTATAAGTATGGAAATACAACAATTGGCTAATCAGAGTCAGCAATTCCATGAGCAAATGATAAAGACATATCAGAGAGCTGATGAAGTTAAGAAGGAAGCTGATGAGTATCACCAAAAGGTCCTGGAGCTTAGGGAGAAGATTAGGGAAGTTAGAAGGGAACTTAGGGAAGTTGAAAAGAAGATTCTAGAGTACGATCAGAAGCACAAGGAGCTTATAGCTTATAAACTCGTAGCAAGGATGAAGGCTAAGAGAGATGCAAACTTCGAAAAAGCCGTTCAAGCCCTCGAGAAGTTCAAGCGTGGAGAAAAGCTCACATGGGATGAAATATTACTACTCCAGAGGTACAACCTCGTCTGAAGTGAGCTAGCATGGAGGTAATCAAGCACGATGGCCCAGGAAGGTTAGGGGTTATTAGGTTAGAGCCTCCAGTTCAAACTCCCGCTTTAGCTGGAGTTGATTTCACGATTTCTCCATTCAACTCGTACTTTAATCCAAAGGAATATCACGATTATGATTTTAACTTGGCCCCTTCAATTCCTCTAAGCTATTATACTCCTGATGAAGTCATTGAAAAAGCCCTTAAGAGAATTGAGACTGTGGATTATTCAAAATTTAACACATTCTATTTTCCAGCCTTAAAACGGGATAAGTACTACCCTAGATTTGTCGAGCTCATAGAAGAGAATGACTTCGATGCAATTTACATAGGGAATTCCAAAGTAATGATTAAAGACTATAGAGGATTCGTAGCAACCTTGAGGATTTTAAGAGAAAAGTTTCCAAACGCTGTTTTAATAACTGACCTTGAACCGTTCTTTTACCCATTAGCCGTTTATCTAGGGGTGGATGCCTTCGACGTGAGATCCCTAAAGATCTATTCATACGAAGGTTTAGGGTTTACCCCCTTCTCTCCGGTAATTTGGGATAGGCCAAACGATCCTATAGAATTCGCTCGTGAAATGATTAAGATTATCAAGATCGCTATACAAGAGGGTAAACTTAGGTATTTGGTTGAAAACTTCCTTCCAACTGTTATGAACGTTGGGATCCTTAGAATAGCC
This Pyrococcus horikoshii OT3 DNA region includes the following protein-coding sequences:
- a CDS encoding coiled-coil protein, which translates into the protein MQVKVDPEEIKRIKRELEELQEEKRKIEIKLEELQKELNTWIQKRDEKNLEVKRLREKAREFKAKRDEINQRIKELKKNRDEINAKLDLLYQEVLEYRTKRDEFKQLRRLKMPKEKIEERIEKLEWELQTTPNISPEREKQIVDQIQVLATELEIIQQIERYNNKLQEVRKKIDQLKKARRAISMEIQQLANQSQQFHEQMIKTYQRADEVKKEADEYHQKVLELREKIREVRRELREVEKKILEYDQKHKELIAYKLVARMKAKRDANFEKAVQALEKFKRGEKLTWDEILLLQRYNLV